One genomic window of Phycisphaerales bacterium includes the following:
- the smpB gene encoding SsrA-binding protein SmpB codes for MAKKPRKPRPVMIENRKARHEYDILDTLEVGIRLTGSEVKSVRDGKVSLGEGYVRAQLTPLALELHSVNIAEFPPAQGHQHIPTRVRTLLAHKREITKLAKASDEKGITLIPLRLYFQGPYAKLEIALARGRGKVDKRHAIADREMKRELDRSMKSRLKGGAGAVG; via the coding sequence ATGGCCAAGAAGCCACGCAAGCCAAGGCCCGTCATGATCGAGAACCGCAAGGCGCGGCACGAGTATGACATCCTCGACACGCTCGAGGTCGGCATCCGCCTCACCGGTAGCGAGGTCAAGAGCGTCCGCGATGGCAAGGTGAGCCTGGGCGAGGGCTACGTGCGGGCCCAACTCACGCCGCTGGCCCTGGAACTCCACTCGGTCAACATCGCCGAGTTTCCGCCCGCCCAGGGCCACCAGCACATCCCCACCCGCGTGCGCACGCTGCTGGCCCACAAGCGCGAGATCACCAAGCTGGCCAAGGCCAGCGACGAGAAGGGCATCACCCTCATCCCCCTGCGGCTCTACTTCCAGGGCCCCTACGCCAAGCTCGAGATCGCCCTCGCCCGCGGCCGCGGCAAGGTCGACAAGCGGCACGCCATCGCCGACCGCGAGATGAAGCGCGAGCTCGACCGCTCGATGAAGAGCCGGCTGAAGGGCGGGGCGGGGGCGGTTGGGTAG
- a CDS encoding SpoIIE family protein phosphatase: MDYLLTDPKARLALVRELLEEVSRAEEPGQIQTAFRRMWQLRPVDLYVSASTRGLQQGQYKITRIIHTSDVANSDDGGEKIYRQFDPWRDWKKLPLRTGGVLGEIIRAAEPAIVPLPEGLKDDPAIGDAAVDMRSLLVTPIFDRGQPLNWSFQFVRDPDAFDDETLEMFVMLANLSGTATRNLVAVREAEQATMKLRAQFEEVARVQQSLLPRTLPEIPGLTLATSYLTSDQAGGDYYDFFPFEDGRWGILIADVAGHGAAAATVMAMLHAILHAYEGSGMHPHLVLEHANSRLVAAGLEGAFTTAFLAIFDPATGEFQFSRAGHNPPRWKRGETGEVIALEEAGSLPLGVFEPLGATSASIRLEPGDTIVLYTDGITESFNADREMFGVEGLDASLVSCSGQPSCVVDSVHGAVYEHTQSRTRDDDQTIVALRFTPEPERTSVTIDSTAGVMA; this comes from the coding sequence ATGGACTACTTGCTCACGGATCCGAAGGCTCGGCTCGCGCTCGTGCGCGAGTTGCTCGAGGAAGTGAGTCGAGCCGAGGAGCCCGGGCAGATCCAGACCGCGTTCCGGCGGATGTGGCAGCTCCGCCCGGTCGACCTCTATGTGTCGGCGTCGACGCGCGGGCTGCAGCAGGGCCAGTACAAGATCACGAGGATCATCCATACTTCCGACGTGGCCAACTCCGACGATGGCGGCGAGAAGATCTACCGGCAGTTCGATCCGTGGCGGGACTGGAAGAAGCTGCCCCTGCGGACGGGTGGAGTGCTCGGCGAGATCATCCGCGCTGCGGAGCCTGCGATCGTTCCGTTGCCCGAGGGTCTGAAGGACGATCCGGCCATCGGGGACGCGGCTGTCGACATGCGATCGCTGCTGGTTACGCCGATCTTCGATCGAGGCCAGCCCCTGAACTGGTCTTTCCAGTTCGTCCGAGATCCCGACGCCTTCGACGACGAGACGCTGGAGATGTTCGTCATGCTGGCGAACCTCAGCGGCACGGCCACACGCAACTTGGTTGCGGTGCGCGAGGCCGAACAGGCGACGATGAAGCTGCGGGCCCAGTTCGAGGAGGTCGCCCGAGTCCAGCAAAGCCTGCTGCCGCGCACGCTCCCCGAGATTCCGGGCCTCACGCTCGCGACGAGCTACCTGACGAGCGACCAGGCGGGCGGAGACTACTACGACTTCTTCCCCTTCGAGGACGGTCGCTGGGGCATCCTCATCGCCGACGTCGCGGGCCACGGGGCGGCCGCTGCCACCGTGATGGCGATGCTGCACGCGATCCTCCATGCCTACGAGGGCAGCGGCATGCACCCACACCTTGTGCTCGAGCACGCCAACAGCCGCCTGGTGGCGGCGGGGCTCGAGGGGGCGTTCACCACGGCGTTCCTGGCGATCTTCGACCCCGCGACGGGCGAGTTCCAGTTCAGCCGGGCCGGACACAACCCGCCGCGGTGGAAGCGTGGCGAGACGGGCGAGGTGATCGCGCTGGAGGAGGCCGGCAGCCTGCCGCTGGGCGTGTTCGAGCCTCTGGGTGCGACGAGCGCGTCGATCAGGCTCGAGCCGGGCGACACCATCGTGCTCTACACCGACGGCATCACCGAGTCGTTCAACGCCGACCGCGAGATGTTCGGCGTCGAGGGACTCGATGCGTCGCTGGTGAGCTGCTCGGGCCAGCCCTCGTGCGTGGTCGATTCGGTGCACGGTGCGGTGTACGAGCACACGCAGTCCCGCACGCGCGACGACGACCAGACGATCGTCGCGTTGCGCTTCACGCCCGAGCCGGAGCGGACGAGCGTCACGATCGACTCGACCGCCGGCGTGATGGCATGA
- the dtd gene encoding D-aminoacyl-tRNA deacylase, which translates to MRVIVQRVSEASVTLPEEGDVSGQIARGLLVFVGLQQEDTDDMLTWMVHKLLNLRIFPDKDGKMNLCVTDIDAGGVLLVPNFTVGCDIGKGRRPSFDRAMPPDAAREMFRVFAGKFVGKIGRVQTGTFGAHMHVTACNDGPVTFVIDAPKS; encoded by the coding sequence GTGCGAGTGATCGTCCAACGCGTTTCTGAAGCCAGTGTCACGCTCCCTGAAGAGGGCGATGTTAGCGGCCAGATCGCCCGGGGCCTACTGGTGTTCGTTGGACTGCAGCAAGAAGACACGGACGACATGCTCACGTGGATGGTTCACAAGCTCTTAAACCTGAGAATCTTCCCAGACAAAGATGGAAAGATGAACCTGTGCGTGACCGACATCGATGCGGGCGGCGTCCTGCTCGTCCCAAACTTCACCGTCGGGTGCGATATCGGCAAGGGACGCCGACCGAGCTTCGATCGTGCCATGCCGCCGGATGCAGCACGTGAAATGTTTCGCGTGTTTGCAGGGAAATTCGTGGGGAAGATTGGTCGAGTACAGACGGGGACGTTCGGGGCCCACATGCACGTCACGGCGTGCAACGACGGACCGGTGACGTTCGTCATCGATGCGCCGAAGTCCTAG
- a CDS encoding NAD(P)/FAD-dependent oxidoreductase — protein MATNTIIIGGGMAGLNCARVLYAAGHECVLLEASDRCGGRVRTERIESDDGTYLVDRGFQVLLTAYPHAAEAFDYDALDLRSFYPGALVFHDGELHRVADPRRKPGDALRGFRTPVATMRDKLRLAEFSLRVLAGSVDSIWERPNRRSIDALREAGFHQTTIDRFFRPFFGGVFFDPALDTSSRMLEFVFRMFAQGRTCVPAGGMGRLPEQIESGLPADAIRTGTRVERLERTGANWTVHAAADRWEARSVVIATEGDATERLLEGHADVEAPAVSWQSTATISYAVQEPPTDDPILVLDGEGEGPVNHLATMSAVAPEYAPPGRHLVYANVIDPEILASHSDDAALDAACRPQLERWFGEKMDGARIIHVDRIDRALPNQSTDRAATPQWPVRVGDGLYACGDWLENASIDGALSSGKRCAEAILSDTPA, from the coding sequence ATGGCGACGAACACGATCATCATTGGTGGGGGCATGGCGGGCCTGAACTGCGCCCGCGTGTTGTATGCAGCCGGGCACGAGTGCGTGCTGCTCGAAGCGTCCGACCGCTGCGGCGGGCGTGTGCGCACGGAGCGGATCGAGTCGGACGATGGTACCTATCTCGTCGATCGCGGGTTCCAGGTCCTCCTGACGGCCTACCCGCACGCCGCCGAGGCCTTCGACTACGACGCGTTGGACCTGCGGAGCTTCTACCCGGGCGCCCTGGTGTTTCACGATGGCGAGCTCCACCGCGTGGCGGATCCGAGGCGAAAGCCGGGCGACGCACTGCGTGGATTCCGTACGCCCGTCGCGACCATGCGTGACAAGCTGCGGCTGGCCGAGTTCTCGCTTCGTGTTCTTGCGGGCTCGGTCGACAGCATCTGGGAGCGACCCAATCGCCGCTCGATCGATGCGCTGCGCGAGGCGGGGTTCCATCAGACCACCATTGATCGCTTCTTCCGACCGTTCTTTGGCGGCGTGTTCTTCGACCCGGCGCTCGACACGTCGAGCCGGATGCTGGAGTTCGTGTTTCGCATGTTCGCCCAGGGGCGCACGTGCGTGCCCGCCGGCGGCATGGGGCGACTCCCCGAGCAGATCGAATCGGGCCTGCCGGCGGACGCCATCCGGACGGGGACGAGGGTCGAGCGTCTCGAGCGCACCGGAGCCAACTGGACGGTGCACGCGGCTGCCGATCGGTGGGAAGCCCGATCGGTCGTGATCGCGACCGAGGGCGACGCGACCGAGCGGTTGCTCGAAGGGCACGCCGACGTCGAGGCGCCGGCTGTTTCGTGGCAATCCACCGCGACCATCTCGTACGCGGTGCAGGAGCCACCAACGGACGATCCGATCCTCGTGCTCGACGGCGAGGGGGAGGGGCCGGTCAACCACCTTGCCACGATGAGCGCCGTGGCGCCCGAGTACGCGCCGCCGGGGCGGCACCTCGTCTACGCCAACGTGATCGATCCAGAGATTCTGGCATCGCATTCCGATGACGCTGCACTCGATGCCGCGTGCCGACCCCAGCTCGAGCGTTGGTTCGGCGAGAAGATGGACGGCGCCCGCATCATCCACGTCGATCGCATCGACCGGGCACTGCCGAACCAGTCCACGGATCGGGCAGCGACGCCGCAGTGGCCCGTTCGCGTGGGCGACGGCCTGTATGCATGCGGTGACTGGCTCGAGAACGCGTCGATCGACGGGGCGCTCTCGAGCGGCAAGCGATGCGCCGAGGCCATCCTGAGCGATACGCCGGCCTGA
- a CDS encoding YkgJ family cysteine cluster protein has product MSRSHRDWFEASPFGPADRHGVRRPERGLRFACTMCGNCCTGPPGTVMVDERERAALAQHLGLSAAEFDEQYTRTLDEGVTLVERLTAFGHDCVFLDRTTVPGRAVCGVYEHRPSQCRTWPFWQRNLTDERAWDRAAATCPGMNSGPLRTAREVRLTRDSSPI; this is encoded by the coding sequence ATGAGTCGGAGTCACAGAGACTGGTTCGAGGCGTCGCCCTTCGGGCCCGCCGACCGCCACGGGGTCCGTCGGCCCGAGCGCGGGCTGCGGTTTGCGTGCACGATGTGCGGCAACTGTTGCACCGGCCCGCCTGGTACGGTCATGGTCGATGAGCGAGAGCGTGCCGCGCTCGCGCAGCATCTCGGGCTCAGCGCCGCCGAGTTCGACGAGCAGTACACGAGGACGCTCGACGAGGGCGTCACGCTCGTCGAGCGCTTGACCGCATTCGGTCATGACTGCGTGTTCCTCGACCGAACCACCGTGCCCGGGCGCGCGGTTTGCGGCGTGTACGAGCATCGGCCCAGCCAGTGCCGGACCTGGCCGTTCTGGCAGCGCAACCTCACGGACGAGCGGGCGTGGGACCGCGCCGCGGCGACGTGCCCGGGCATGAACTCCGGCCCGTTGCGAACGGCGCGTGAGGTCCGCCTGACGCGCGATTCGAGCCCGATCTGA
- a CDS encoding GC-type dockerin domain-anchored protein — translation MRSAIVPIIALALPSSVPAQLAPCETQRLVPPVLSDWGEFGGHVEMNERHMIIADWRDGALAVPAGSYLHGGVHAYRFDDALDRWDLIQTIYPADIDAGHLFGFHIDLDVDRLIVGGTGSDLGGANAGAAYVFDFDGAQWIETGVLLPSEPEAGGGFGERVAISGSVAAVTQSGAVYAYEQVGRDWRFVQRLDTATPPGTGTGYGVGLAIDGEWLVVGEPLNSEIVVQGGAAYAYRRGTEGRYELVQVLRPEGTPDTIQMNFGESLDAGPAHFVVGAPRDWQGAVYVYTILGGHWIVEQRLAYSGPDTTTFLGNSVDLHNDFIAAGASFEDPFGAGAGYTYRRGLDGIWRQIQRSVAATPTSGLGDGAATNGWYSVFGADDEWVVGTERDPLGAVHVYDLSCAVCRPDLDADGALTIFDFLAYLNLFQDGDALADFDGDGELTIFDFLAFETAFDAGC, via the coding sequence ATGCGATCCGCCATCGTGCCCATCATCGCGCTGGCCCTGCCATCCTCCGTCCCGGCCCAACTCGCCCCCTGCGAGACCCAGCGGCTCGTGCCGCCGGTCTTGAGCGACTGGGGCGAATTCGGCGGGCACGTGGAGATGAACGAGCGGCACATGATCATCGCCGACTGGCGCGACGGGGCGCTAGCCGTGCCGGCGGGGTCGTACCTGCACGGCGGCGTGCATGCGTACCGGTTCGACGACGCTTTGGATCGGTGGGATTTGATCCAGACGATCTACCCGGCCGACATCGACGCGGGGCACCTCTTCGGCTTCCACATCGACCTCGACGTCGATCGTCTGATCGTTGGTGGTACGGGCAGCGACCTGGGCGGCGCAAACGCCGGTGCGGCGTACGTGTTCGACTTCGACGGTGCGCAGTGGATCGAGACGGGCGTGCTCCTGCCCAGCGAGCCCGAGGCGGGCGGGGGCTTCGGCGAGCGCGTCGCCATCAGCGGCAGCGTCGCGGCCGTGACGCAGAGCGGCGCGGTGTACGCCTACGAGCAGGTCGGCCGCGATTGGCGCTTCGTGCAGCGCCTCGACACCGCCACGCCGCCGGGCACGGGGACGGGCTACGGCGTCGGGCTGGCGATCGATGGTGAATGGCTGGTGGTGGGCGAGCCGTTGAACAGTGAGATCGTCGTTCAGGGCGGCGCGGCGTACGCGTATCGGCGAGGTACGGAGGGTCGATACGAGTTGGTTCAGGTGCTGCGGCCGGAAGGCACGCCCGACACGATCCAGATGAATTTCGGAGAATCCCTTGATGCAGGCCCAGCACACTTTGTTGTAGGTGCACCGCGGGACTGGCAAGGTGCGGTATATGTTTACACTATTCTCGGTGGGCATTGGATAGTGGAGCAGCGACTCGCCTACTCAGGACCAGACACTACTACTTTCCTGGGAAATAGCGTTGACTTGCATAACGACTTCATCGCCGCTGGAGCTTCGTTTGAAGACCCCTTCGGCGCTGGCGCCGGTTATACATATCGGCGTGGCCTCGACGGTATATGGCGGCAGATCCAGCGATCAGTCGCAGCCACACCTACATCCGGTCTCGGCGATGGCGCCGCAACCAACGGCTGGTACTCCGTCTTTGGCGCTGATGACGAGTGGGTGGTCGGCACCGAGCGCGACCCGCTCGGCGCAGTCCACGTCTACGACCTCTCGTGTGCCGTATGCCGCCCGGACCTTGACGCCGATGGCGCCCTCACCATCTTCGACTTCCTCGCCTACCTCAACCTGTTCCAGGACGGCGACGCCTTAGCCGACTTCGACGGCGACGGCGAGCTGACGATCTTCGACTTCCTGGCGTTCGAGACGGCGTTCGATGCGGGGTGTTGA
- a CDS encoding prolyl oligopeptidase family serine peptidase: MRIIVSVVAFLCCGVPAIAQAVVEWQAGSDAVIVREALALERLSRGGRSLIVSDPVELRLVRGTWSPPVAGETIEAADGRSAAWRLIESNDDGLFNDRALSGGYAFVRVRSSERAVVMLHARGHRHVIVNGERRGGDVYNLGITALPIELREGENELLFRGGRGRLRVELREPESSLMWLDADHTLPHVIAGMDAPLFLAAPVANASTDQLLGIRGESTSEDGLQSRALTLGLGGVAPLGVRKVGVTPMPESVDGEEPLVVRARAVAAGTDAVDTGVREFSLKRREASRKHDRTFISDIDGSVQYYAVTPPIDGTQPESFILTLHGASVEARNQANAYAHKDGTIIVAPTNRRPFGFDWEDWGRLDAIEVLAHAREAYGHENAGQTYLTGHSMGGHGTWQIGAHFAPRFAAIGPSAGWRDFWSYGGAGQFDEADPVGQILNTANNASRTLLLEENYRDLGVYVLHGDADNNVPVSQARFMRERLGAFHPDFAYYERPGAGHWWGNQCVDWPPMMRFFEERSIDLTPQRESFTTINPAISSEARLFSIHRQAKAMMPSRVEVARATADSPVEVTTQNVLALTLKPAAFADQPPSAVTIDGQALSLDDAIASSFERETLDAPWRLVSAFDAALKGAHRAGPFKHAFQNRMAFVYATGGTEEENDWAMAKARYDADTWQYRANGSVDVVPDTAFDPQAEINAKRNVILYGCADSHRLWDELLGDAPVRIGRGAATVGDRTIERDDVAAFFAYPRTGTNAALVGVVAGTGPTGRRLADESRYFISGVGYPDWLLLTPDVLAAGPDGGLMGVIGAGFFAPDWSVDESQSAWR, from the coding sequence ATGCGGATCATCGTCTCAGTGGTTGCGTTCCTGTGCTGCGGCGTGCCCGCGATCGCGCAGGCGGTCGTCGAGTGGCAAGCGGGCTCGGACGCCGTGATCGTTCGGGAAGCCCTGGCGCTCGAACGACTGTCGCGCGGGGGCCGAAGCCTGATCGTGAGCGATCCGGTCGAGCTGCGGCTCGTTCGCGGCACGTGGTCGCCGCCCGTCGCTGGCGAGACGATCGAAGCCGCCGACGGCCGAAGCGCAGCGTGGCGGCTGATCGAGAGCAACGACGACGGCCTGTTCAACGACCGGGCGCTCTCGGGCGGCTACGCGTTCGTCCGCGTGCGATCGAGCGAGCGGGCCGTGGTCATGCTCCACGCCCGGGGCCATCGACACGTCATCGTCAACGGCGAGCGGCGCGGGGGCGACGTGTACAACCTGGGCATCACGGCGCTGCCGATCGAGCTGCGCGAGGGCGAGAACGAACTGCTGTTCCGGGGTGGGCGTGGCAGGCTGCGTGTCGAGTTGCGCGAGCCCGAGTCGAGCCTCATGTGGCTGGATGCCGACCACACGCTGCCGCACGTGATCGCAGGGATGGACGCTCCGCTCTTCCTCGCCGCCCCGGTGGCCAACGCGAGCACGGACCAACTGCTCGGAATTCGCGGCGAGTCGACGAGCGAGGATGGCCTGCAGTCCCGAGCGTTGACGCTCGGCCTCGGGGGCGTTGCGCCGCTGGGCGTCCGCAAGGTCGGAGTGACGCCGATGCCGGAGTCCGTTGATGGCGAGGAGCCCTTGGTCGTTCGTGCTCGTGCCGTGGCCGCGGGCACGGACGCCGTCGACACCGGCGTTCGCGAGTTCTCGCTCAAGCGAAGGGAAGCTTCGCGGAAGCACGACCGGACGTTCATCAGCGACATCGACGGCAGCGTGCAGTACTACGCCGTGACGCCACCCATCGACGGGACCCAGCCCGAATCGTTCATCCTGACCCTGCACGGCGCGAGCGTCGAGGCGCGCAACCAGGCCAACGCGTACGCACACAAGGACGGCACGATCATCGTCGCGCCCACCAACCGCCGGCCCTTCGGATTCGACTGGGAGGACTGGGGCAGGCTCGACGCGATTGAGGTGCTCGCCCACGCCCGCGAGGCCTATGGGCACGAGAATGCCGGGCAAACGTACCTCACCGGCCACTCCATGGGCGGCCACGGCACGTGGCAGATCGGGGCCCACTTCGCGCCCAGGTTCGCGGCGATCGGGCCCAGCGCGGGCTGGCGAGACTTCTGGAGCTACGGCGGCGCGGGCCAGTTCGACGAGGCGGACCCCGTCGGCCAGATCCTGAACACCGCCAACAACGCGAGCCGGACGCTGCTGCTCGAAGAGAACTACCGAGACCTAGGCGTCTACGTGCTGCACGGCGACGCGGACAACAACGTGCCCGTGAGCCAGGCCCGCTTCATGCGAGAGCGGCTCGGTGCGTTCCACCCAGACTTTGCCTATTACGAGCGGCCCGGGGCCGGGCACTGGTGGGGCAACCAGTGCGTCGACTGGCCGCCGATGATGCGGTTTTTCGAGGAGCGCAGCATCGACCTGACGCCGCAGCGTGAGTCGTTCACCACCATCAATCCGGCCATCAGCAGCGAGGCACGATTGTTTTCGATCCATCGACAGGCGAAGGCGATGATGCCGAGCAGGGTCGAGGTTGCGCGCGCGACAGCGGACTCGCCCGTGGAGGTCACCACCCAAAACGTACTCGCCCTGACGCTGAAGCCCGCCGCCTTCGCCGACCAGCCGCCATCAGCGGTGACGATCGACGGACAGGCGCTCTCGCTCGATGACGCCATTGCTTCGAGCTTCGAGCGAGAGACGCTCGACGCGCCCTGGCGCCTGGTCTCAGCGTTCGACGCCGCCCTGAAGGGCGCCCACCGCGCGGGCCCCTTCAAGCACGCCTTCCAGAACCGCATGGCCTTCGTATACGCCACCGGCGGCACCGAGGAAGAGAACGACTGGGCCATGGCCAAGGCGCGCTACGACGCCGACACCTGGCAGTACCGGGCGAACGGATCGGTCGACGTCGTGCCCGATACGGCCTTCGATCCGCAAGCCGAAATCAACGCGAAGCGTAACGTGATCCTGTATGGCTGCGCCGACTCGCACCGGTTGTGGGACGAGCTGCTCGGCGATGCACCGGTGCGCATCGGTCGCGGCGCGGCGACGGTGGGGGATCGGACGATCGAGCGAGACGACGTCGCCGCGTTCTTCGCCTATCCGCGAACCGGAACGAATGCGGCGCTCGTCGGCGTCGTCGCGGGCACCGGTCCAACCGGCCGCCGCCTGGCCGACGAGTCACGGTACTTCATCTCGGGCGTGGGCTATCCCGACTGGTTGCTCCTGACGCCCGACGTCCTCGCAGCCGGGCCCGATGGCGGACTGATGGGCGTGATCGGTGCCGGCTTCTTCGCGCCCGACTGGTCGGTCGATGAATCCCAGAGCGCCTGGCGGTAG
- a CDS encoding response regulator, producing MVSQIEQDVLPSLSIVALDDDADFREYLETLLAEGGHEIRVVATPAALYDACEAQLPEVVLLDINMGKDRGEDVLEELRRRWERLCVIVITGHPTMDSMRQTFKRQVFDYVTKPFEPAELSRVLGQAAAEYALGVRPQDKLRAALGRQIRLARSAKDWTLKDLSEASGVSVSQLSSIERGAHLPSLESLLMIAQALGALPSEWLAGAEF from the coding sequence ATGGTCAGTCAGATCGAGCAGGACGTCTTGCCCAGCCTCAGCATCGTCGCCCTCGACGACGACGCGGACTTTCGCGAGTACCTCGAGACGCTGCTGGCCGAGGGCGGGCACGAGATCCGCGTGGTCGCCACGCCCGCGGCCCTCTACGACGCGTGCGAGGCCCAGCTTCCCGAGGTCGTGCTGCTGGACATCAACATGGGCAAGGACCGCGGCGAGGACGTGCTCGAGGAGCTCCGCCGGCGGTGGGAGCGGCTGTGCGTCATCGTTATCACCGGCCACCCGACCATGGACTCGATGCGGCAGACCTTCAAGCGGCAGGTGTTCGACTACGTCACCAAGCCCTTCGAGCCCGCCGAACTCTCGCGCGTGCTGGGCCAGGCGGCCGCCGAGTACGCGCTGGGCGTGCGGCCCCAGGACAAGCTGCGGGCCGCGCTCGGCCGGCAGATCCGCCTGGCGCGTTCGGCCAAGGACTGGACGCTCAAGGACCTGAGCGAGGCCTCGGGCGTCAGCGTCAGCCAGCTCAGCAGCATCGAGCGCGGCGCCCACCTGCCGAGCCTCGAGAGCCTGCTGATGATCGCCCAGGCGCTGGGGGCATTGCCGAGCGAGTGGTTGGCGGGGGCGGAGTTTTAG